From the Cryptomeria japonica chromosome 2, Sugi_1.0, whole genome shotgun sequence genome, one window contains:
- the LOC131073223 gene encoding alpha pinene synthase, chloroplastic-like, producing MIDAVCLGVDQGLAELRDLLQNLQEGSRRCCSAVGVSVKIRQGKIGERLDWWWVESGLSKLEFARHRHVEYYFWVVGGVIEPKYYAFRIGFAKLSALITYLDGVYDTYGTYEELQLFIEAIKKWDPSATKGLPEYMKIAYIAFYDGVKDMWEVYIDSYMQEAKWLVEGYVPSLEEYLDNGKVIGGSRVVTLQPILAVDAILPDNILPEIDYPSKFDELLGLTLRVKGDTRTFEGTVNGAETKLFSVIQGKVASIKTVILGFTVMLTQKHLNH from the exons ATGATCGATGCAGTGTGTCTAGGTGTTGATCAAG GATTGGCGGAGTTGAGAGATCTATTGCAG AACCTACAAGAAGGTAGCAGAAGGTGTTGCAGTGCAGTGGGTGTGTCGGTGAAGATTCGACAAGGCAAGATCGGAGAAAGGCTTGACTG GTGGTGGGTAGAATCTGGTTTGTCAAAACTAGAATTTGCTCGACATAGACATGTTGAATACTACTTTTGGGTAGTTGGTGGTGTGATTGAGCCAAAGTATTATGCATTCAGAATTGGGTTTGCAAAGTTATCTGCACTTATAACATATCTGGATGGCGTTTATGACACATATGGAACTTATGAGGAGCTCCAACTCTTCATTGAAGCCATTAAAAA ATGGGATCCATCGGCCACAAAGGGGCTACCAGAGTATATGAAAATTGCATATATAGCCTTCTATGATGGGGTGAAGGACATG TGGGAAGTTTACATTGATTCATATATGCAAGAAGCAAAGTGGCTTGTTGAAGGTTATGTACCAAGTTTGGAGGAGTATTTAGATAATGGAAAAGTTATTGGTGGCTCACGTGTGGTGACTTTACAACCTATATTAGCAGTAGATGCAATTCTTCCAGACAACATCTTACCAGAAATTGATTATCCTTCAAAGTTTGATGAACTTTTAGGCTTAACACTTAGAGTTAAAGGTGATACAAGAACCTTTGAG GGCACTGTCAATGGGGCCGAAACGAAGCTCTTTTCTGTGATTCAAGGCAAGGTGGCATCTATAAAGACGGTGATTTTAGGGTTTACAGTCATGCTAACGCAGAAGCATCTAAATCATTAG